A stretch of the Sandaracinaceae bacterium genome encodes the following:
- a CDS encoding FAD:protein FMN transferase, protein MKQHAFLAMGTDWTILADGCGAEAMNRAERLVRDVEGRLSRFLPDSAVSRLNRDREASDPVLAAVLHEAMGFWRDTGGAFDPRLGAQLASLGYDRPFADVMSPAGSWRGADAQVLHVIIEGDRVRLEGAGSVDLCGIAKGWTVDRVLDGLVVAGAEAVLVDGGGDIAVRGAEWPIGLDDDLSVLLRDGAVATSSTRGRCWQSAHGQHAHHILSARTGLPAESPVDTVTVVAPNATTADALATAALVDPSGQLPLLTGPGYQAAMRASSGAWYTTPNWSDAP, encoded by the coding sequence ATGAAGCAGCACGCGTTTCTCGCGATGGGGACCGACTGGACGATCCTCGCCGACGGCTGCGGCGCCGAGGCCATGAATCGGGCGGAGCGGCTGGTGCGCGACGTGGAGGGGCGACTCTCCCGCTTCCTGCCCGACTCGGCCGTCTCGCGGCTCAACCGCGACCGCGAGGCGAGCGACCCCGTGCTGGCCGCCGTGCTGCACGAGGCCATGGGCTTCTGGCGCGACACCGGAGGGGCCTTCGATCCGCGCCTCGGAGCCCAGCTCGCGTCGCTCGGCTATGACCGCCCGTTTGCCGACGTGATGAGCCCGGCGGGGTCATGGCGCGGCGCGGACGCCCAGGTGCTCCACGTGATCATCGAGGGCGACCGCGTGCGGCTCGAAGGCGCCGGCAGCGTGGACCTCTGCGGCATCGCGAAGGGCTGGACGGTAGACCGGGTGCTCGACGGGCTCGTCGTCGCGGGCGCCGAGGCGGTGCTCGTGGACGGCGGCGGTGACATCGCGGTGCGCGGCGCCGAGTGGCCCATCGGATTGGACGACGACCTGAGCGTCCTGCTGCGCGATGGTGCCGTGGCCACGTCATCGACGCGAGGGCGGTGCTGGCAGTCGGCGCACGGTCAGCACGCGCACCACATCCTCTCGGCCCGCACCGGCCTCCCGGCGGAGTCCCCCGTCGACACCGTCACGGTGGTCGCGCCCAACGCCACCACCGCCGACGCCCTCGCCACGGCGGCGCTGGTCGACCCCTCTGGTCAGCTGCCGCTTCTCACGGGGCCCGGCTACCAGGCGGCCATGCGCGCGTCGAGCGGCGCCTGGTACACCACGCCCAACTGGAGCGACGCGCCATGA
- a CDS encoding cytochrome b/b6 domain-containing protein, with protein MKRILVWDLPTRLFHWLLAGSFVAAFAIANVVDDDSSTFVVHMLLGAVMGLLVVLRVVWGFIGSRYARFGSFAFGPSDVIAYVKGHRQRGGKTLPGAQPGL; from the coding sequence ATGAAACGCATCCTCGTCTGGGACCTCCCCACTCGGCTCTTCCACTGGCTGCTGGCGGGCTCGTTCGTCGCAGCGTTCGCCATCGCCAACGTGGTGGACGACGACAGCTCCACCTTCGTGGTCCACATGCTGCTCGGCGCGGTCATGGGCCTCCTGGTCGTGTTGCGCGTGGTGTGGGGCTTCATCGGCTCGCGCTATGCGCGCTTCGGCTCGTTCGCCTTCGGCCCGAGCGACGTGATCGCCTACGTGAAGGGGCACCGTCAGCGGGGAGGGAAAACGCTACCTGGGGCACAACCCGGGCTCTAG
- a CDS encoding cytochrome b/b6 domain-containing protein — MGHNPGSSVAIWAMLGLTLGLGVSGALMSSNEALEEVHEVLAYALLAVVVTHVAGVTWHTLRHRENITASMVSGYKEGEPEAAIPSVHPLAAAVFLVLTAAWAGLLVQGYDAATRTVTLPLVGARLQLGEGPEGGGGGAGEPSATRAEEAEEEEDDD; from the coding sequence CTGGGGCACAACCCGGGCTCTAGCGTGGCCATCTGGGCCATGCTCGGGTTGACGCTCGGGCTGGGGGTGAGCGGCGCTCTCATGTCCTCCAACGAAGCCCTCGAAGAGGTGCACGAGGTGCTCGCCTATGCGCTGCTGGCGGTCGTGGTCACGCACGTGGCGGGCGTCACCTGGCACACGCTCCGGCACCGCGAGAACATCACCGCCAGCATGGTGAGTGGCTACAAGGAGGGTGAGCCCGAGGCCGCCATCCCGTCGGTACATCCACTGGCTGCCGCTGTCTTCTTGGTGCTGACCGCCGCGTGGGCAGGGCTGTTGGTGCAGGGCTACGATGCCGCGACGCGCACCGTCACTCTTCCCTTGGTGGGCGCGCGGCTGCAGCTGGGCGAAGGCCCCGAGGGCGGAGGCGGCGGCGCAGGCGAGCCGAGTGCCACTCGCGCCGAGGAAGCGGAGGAGGAGGAAGACGACGACTGA
- a CDS encoding ISL3 family transposase, with protein sequence MNDVELYQAVLGIQAPWKVTKVELALTDGRVDVWVEHPRGQKFACPDCQTMCPIHDHTPARTWRHLDTCQYRTLLHAGPPRVRCEEHGVRQVVLPWAEAKSQFTLLFERFAIDMLKATDIAKAAAILRISWDEAMTIKRRAVARGQARRAATPSAPTRVGVDEKSPGRGSEYFTIVCNLDTKTVEWIGDGKDGPTLDEYWKRLTPSDLEAIECVAMDMGKAYISSTLRSVPDGIRKIVFDRYHVMHCATAAVDQVRRNEHASLTRQGETSPLAKTRYLWLYSEENLPDRHVARFEDLKTSELKTAKAWAMKELLRHLWEHTSKPAAGRFLSSLIRSLKAMKLPPLNKLASTLADHRANILTYIDHRVTSAACEGINSVIQELKHRSRGFRNRENFKTAILFQLGGLDLHPALSPQL encoded by the coding sequence GTGAACGACGTCGAACTCTATCAGGCGGTGCTTGGCATCCAGGCGCCATGGAAGGTCACGAAGGTGGAGCTGGCGCTGACGGACGGTCGGGTGGACGTGTGGGTGGAGCACCCGCGCGGACAGAAGTTCGCGTGCCCCGACTGCCAGACGATGTGCCCCATCCACGACCACACGCCGGCGCGAACGTGGCGCCATCTGGACACGTGCCAGTACCGGACGCTGCTGCACGCGGGGCCGCCACGCGTCCGCTGCGAGGAGCACGGCGTTCGGCAGGTGGTCCTCCCATGGGCGGAGGCCAAGTCGCAGTTCACGCTGCTCTTCGAGCGGTTCGCGATCGACATGTTGAAGGCGACCGACATCGCGAAGGCCGCCGCCATCCTGCGCATCAGCTGGGACGAGGCCATGACTATCAAGCGACGGGCGGTGGCGCGCGGCCAGGCCCGCCGAGCTGCCACCCCGTCCGCGCCCACGCGCGTGGGCGTCGACGAGAAGTCTCCCGGCAGGGGCAGTGAGTACTTCACGATCGTGTGCAACCTCGACACCAAGACGGTGGAGTGGATTGGCGATGGAAAGGACGGGCCCACCCTCGACGAGTACTGGAAGCGCCTTACTCCAAGCGACCTCGAGGCAATCGAGTGCGTCGCCATGGACATGGGGAAGGCCTACATCAGCTCGACGCTGCGCAGTGTCCCCGACGGGATTCGCAAGATCGTCTTCGACCGCTACCACGTCATGCACTGCGCCACCGCGGCGGTGGACCAGGTCCGCCGCAACGAGCATGCAAGCCTCACCCGGCAGGGAGAGACGTCGCCACTCGCGAAGACGCGCTACCTCTGGCTGTACAGCGAGGAGAACCTCCCCGACCGACACGTCGCCCGCTTCGAAGACCTCAAGACCAGCGAGCTGAAGACCGCCAAAGCCTGGGCCATGAAGGAGCTCCTGCGTCACCTCTGGGAGCACACCAGCAAGCCTGCCGCGGGTCGCTTCCTCAGCTCCCTCATTCGCTCGCTCAAGGCCATGAAGCTCCCGCCGCTCAACAAGCTCGCAAGCACCCTGGCAGACCATCGCGCGAACATCCTCACGTACATCGACCACCGCGTGACCAGCGCCGCCTGCGAGGGCATCAACTCCGTCATCCAGGAGCTCAAGCATCGCAGCCGCGGCTTCCGCAACCGCGAGAACTTCAAGACCGCGATCCTCTTCCAACTCGGCGGACTCGACCTCCATCCCGCTCTATCCCCTCAGCTGTGA
- a CDS encoding alpha/beta hydrolase family protein yields the protein MRSPGRWTSLPSSARPDARAFLGDLFEATARHLHAPAPGSSIVMAAAERDGFVFPEETDQLLQHWPGASLRRYRGGHTHVFTTFDAHIRRAVRDAFRGLVRG from the coding sequence GTGCGCTCTCCTGGGCGGTGGACTTCGCTGCCCTCGAGCGCGAGGCCGGATGCACGCGCGTTCCTGGGCGACCTGTTCGAGGCCACCGCGCGGCACCTGCACGCCCCCGCGCCCGGGTCGTCCATCGTGATGGCGGCTGCCGAGCGCGATGGCTTCGTCTTCCCGGAAGAGACCGACCAGCTCCTGCAGCACTGGCCCGGCGCGTCCCTGCGGCGCTATCGCGGCGGGCACACGCACGTCTTCACCACCTTCGATGCGCACATTCGCCGCGCGGTGCGCGACGCCTTCCGCGGGCTCGTGCGCGGGTAG
- a CDS encoding 3-hydroxyacyl-CoA dehydrogenase family protein — protein MSTSTQSAQNLLASRKLNHVVVLGANGTMGFGSGVLFTQAVPRVTFLARTKEKADQGLAAAKAMVRSNTVSQRVDTGGYEDLEKVCADADLIFEAVTEQLALKQEFFARVDAARRPDSIVATVTSGLSINTLAEGRSESFRKNFLGLHFFNPPNVIVGTELIANKDTDPGLLDFIEAYSEKKLGRTMIRTHDTAGFAGNRVGFKVLNECAILAEQHGPALVDKIVGPYTGRALTPLATVDLVGWDIHRAIVDNIVALTKDEAHDTLKLPKYMAELMDKGTLGNKSGRGFFMRDGKRKLALIPGTDRYQPVDEIKFPDLSYIAEIAELHRIGRYDAAMAAFVAAKGPEADLARKVISGYISYSFHRVGECTDTITGIDLIMGQGFNWAPPSVLVDTIGLASRASPCPPSWRTPRRARASSTTPPSTSASSSSPAERRFHQQRRRKSRCPKKFISLVVTRPTSPATGARSASTSWP, from the coding sequence GTGTCCACCTCGACGCAATCCGCGCAGAACCTGCTCGCGTCCCGCAAGCTCAACCACGTCGTCGTGCTCGGCGCGAACGGCACCATGGGCTTCGGCAGCGGCGTCCTCTTCACCCAGGCCGTCCCCCGCGTGACCTTCCTCGCGCGCACCAAGGAGAAGGCCGACCAGGGGCTCGCCGCGGCGAAGGCCATGGTCCGCTCCAACACCGTGTCGCAGCGCGTGGACACCGGCGGCTACGAGGACCTCGAGAAGGTCTGCGCCGACGCCGACCTCATCTTCGAGGCCGTCACCGAGCAGCTCGCGCTCAAGCAGGAGTTCTTCGCCCGCGTGGACGCCGCGCGTCGCCCGGACTCCATCGTGGCCACCGTCACCAGCGGCCTCAGCATCAACACGCTGGCCGAGGGCCGCAGCGAGTCGTTCCGCAAGAACTTCCTCGGCCTGCACTTCTTCAACCCGCCCAACGTCATCGTGGGTACCGAGCTCATCGCGAACAAGGACACGGACCCCGGCCTGCTCGACTTCATCGAGGCGTACTCGGAGAAGAAGCTCGGCCGCACCATGATCCGCACCCACGACACGGCGGGCTTCGCCGGTAACCGCGTGGGCTTCAAGGTGCTCAACGAGTGCGCCATCCTGGCGGAGCAGCACGGCCCCGCGCTGGTCGACAAGATCGTCGGCCCCTACACGGGCCGCGCGCTCACGCCGCTGGCCACCGTGGACCTCGTGGGCTGGGACATCCACCGCGCCATCGTGGACAACATCGTGGCCCTCACCAAGGACGAGGCGCACGACACGCTCAAGCTGCCGAAGTACATGGCGGAGCTCATGGACAAGGGCACGCTCGGCAACAAGAGCGGCCGCGGCTTCTTCATGCGTGACGGCAAGCGCAAGCTCGCGCTCATTCCCGGCACCGACCGCTACCAGCCGGTGGACGAGATCAAGTTCCCGGACCTCAGCTACATCGCCGAGATCGCGGAGCTGCACCGCATCGGTCGCTACGACGCCGCCATGGCCGCGTTCGTGGCCGCCAAGGGCCCCGAGGCCGACCTCGCGCGCAAGGTCATCTCTGGCTACATCAGCTACTCGTTCCACCGCGTGGGCGAGTGCACCGACACCATCACGGGCATCGACCTCATCATGGGCCAGGGCTTCAACTGGGCGCCGCCCAGCGTGCTGGTGGACACCATCGGCCTCGCAAGTCGGGCGTCCCCGTGCCCGCCATCTTGGCGAACGCCGCGCCGGGCACGCGCTTCTTCAACCACCCCACCATCAACGTCGGCAAGTTCTTCGTCGCCGGCTGAGCGTCGGTTCCACCAGCAGAGAAGGAGAAAATCGAGATGTCCAAAGAAGTTTATATCCTTGGTGGTTACCAGACCGACTTCGCCCGCAACTGGAGCAAGGAGCGCAAGCACTTCGTGGCCATGA
- a CDS encoding membrane dipeptidase codes for MPTLAFTDPRQDLAAWANRLSISREAVEIYAKSDVIDLHLDTFIWTRIFGYDLGKKHGEGLLGRHFYSHCDFPRAMEAGLTGGVWLITTNPFLPAKVRRNLFFKNLRRFEGEFAKYPDVFRIVRTTAQYREARAAGKHGVFLGVQGGNCLDYDLTDFDKLDPQHVLRITLVHLSNSSLGTTSSPAARLGGNDGLTNRGREYIEVLNAKKIFLDLAHISRRGFFDAVAVHDKTQPLMVTHTGIAGVYEHWRNITDEQLRAVADTGGCVGVMFQSGFLAKRGATVETVVDHLERIVNIAGEDVPAIGTDYDGAISPPPDLPTILELPRLAEAMLRRGWSAERIQKILGGNFLSTVQRLRG; via the coding sequence ATGCCGACGCTCGCCTTCACCGATCCCCGCCAAGACCTCGCCGCCTGGGCCAACCGCCTGTCCATCAGCCGCGAGGCCGTCGAGATCTACGCGAAGAGCGATGTGATCGACCTGCACCTCGACACGTTCATCTGGACGCGCATCTTCGGCTACGACCTCGGGAAGAAGCACGGCGAGGGCTTGCTGGGTCGCCACTTCTACAGCCACTGCGACTTCCCGCGCGCCATGGAGGCGGGGCTCACCGGCGGCGTGTGGCTGATCACCACCAACCCGTTCTTGCCCGCCAAGGTGCGCCGGAACCTGTTCTTCAAGAACCTGCGGCGCTTCGAGGGCGAGTTCGCGAAGTACCCCGACGTCTTCCGCATCGTGCGGACCACGGCGCAGTACCGCGAGGCGCGCGCGGCCGGGAAGCACGGCGTGTTCCTCGGCGTGCAGGGCGGCAACTGCCTCGACTACGACCTCACCGACTTCGACAAGCTGGACCCGCAGCACGTGCTGCGCATCACGCTGGTGCACTTGTCCAACTCGAGCCTGGGGACCACCAGCTCGCCAGCGGCGCGCCTCGGGGGCAACGACGGGCTCACCAACCGGGGCCGTGAGTACATCGAGGTGCTGAACGCGAAGAAGATCTTCCTGGACCTCGCGCACATCAGCCGGCGCGGCTTCTTCGACGCGGTGGCCGTGCACGACAAGACGCAGCCCCTGATGGTCACGCACACCGGCATCGCGGGCGTGTACGAGCACTGGCGCAACATCACCGACGAGCAGCTGCGCGCCGTGGCCGACACCGGCGGGTGCGTGGGCGTCATGTTCCAGAGCGGCTTCCTCGCCAAGCGCGGCGCCACGGTGGAGACCGTGGTCGATCATCTCGAGCGCATCGTGAACATCGCGGGCGAAGACGTGCCGGCCATCGGCACCGACTACGACGGCGCCATCTCCCCGCCCCCCGACCTGCCCACCATCCTGGAGCTACCGCGCTTGGCCGAGGCCATGCTGCGCCGAGGCTGGTCGGCCGAGCGCATCCAGAAGATCCTGGGAGGCAACTTCCTCAGCACCGTGCAGCGCCTCCGCGGCTGA
- a CDS encoding DUF4339 domain-containing protein encodes MTNVWYYEQHGESTGPVPLETLLSAARAGHLGEQTRVWKAGMPSWTTWTSLPELAAAAGPPPLHPLPPPLEPLRADRACVFGTAANRREQRP; translated from the coding sequence ATGACCAATGTTTGGTACTACGAGCAACACGGCGAATCCACGGGTCCGGTACCTCTTGAGACGCTGCTCAGCGCCGCTCGCGCGGGGCACCTCGGTGAGCAGACTCGCGTATGGAAAGCCGGGATGCCGTCATGGACCACGTGGACGTCCTTACCTGAACTCGCGGCCGCCGCGGGACCTCCGCCGCTGCATCCACTTCCACCGCCACTAGAGCCCCTCCGGGCAGATCGCGCCTGCGTCTTCGGCACAGCCGCCAACAGGCGTGAGCAGCGCCCCTAG
- a CDS encoding transposase, with the protein MTSAACEGINSVIQELKHRSRGFRNRENFKTAILFQLGGLDLHPALPPQL; encoded by the coding sequence GTGACCAGCGCCGCCTGCGAGGGCATCAACTCCGTCATCCAGGAGCTCAAGCATCGCAGCCGCGGCTTCCGCAACCGCGAGAACTTCAAGACCGCGATCCTCTTCCAACTCGGCGGACTCGACCTCCATCCCGCTCTACCCCCTCAGCTGTGA